One Pseudodesulfovibrio senegalensis DNA segment encodes these proteins:
- a CDS encoding acyl-CoA thioesterase: MAAKNTDFPSPDAWYHHFVSYGETDTMGVLYYAEYLHLFERARGHLIRQQGISYAEVENRGVILPVREAQCRYRVPVRYDDEIYIRVAISEFKRVSVTFVYELYNTDKSVLHATGMTEHACIDRDGKLFRVPQWLKDMFS; this comes from the coding sequence ATGGCGGCAAAAAACACGGATTTTCCTTCACCGGATGCATGGTATCACCATTTTGTTTCGTATGGCGAAACCGACACCATGGGCGTGTTGTACTATGCGGAGTATCTGCACCTTTTTGAACGAGCCAGAGGACACCTGATACGTCAGCAAGGCATCAGCTACGCAGAGGTGGAAAACCGCGGCGTCATTCTTCCGGTACGAGAGGCCCAGTGTCGTTATCGCGTCCCCGTCCGTTATGACGACGAAATCTATATCCGTGTGGCCATCAGCGAATTCAAACGGGTTTCGGTAACCTTTGTCTACGAGCTATACAATACGGACAAGTCCGTACTGCATGCCACAGGCATGACCGAACACGCCTGCATCGACAGGGACGGCAAATTGTTTCGGGTGCCGCAATGGCTCAAGGACATGTTTTCCTGA
- a CDS encoding aminotransferase class I/II-fold pyridoxal phosphate-dependent enzyme codes for MHQFARVHRLPPYVFAQVNELKMEMRHQGADIIDLGMGNPDVPTPKHILDKLAEAAYKPGNSRYSASKGIKGLRRAIADWYDRRYSVSLDMDQDVCVTMGAKEGLAHLALVMLTPGDVVLAPDPAYPIHPYASIIAGADVRRIPIGKGRDFFEDMATAVKHTWPRPKLLIINYPHNPTTECVDVAFFQRIVDFAKENNLYVIHDLAYADFTFDGYEAPSFLQADGARDVGVEFFSMTKSYSMAGMRVGFCCGNRDMVQALTRIKSYLDYGIYTPIQVAATQALNGPQDCVSKIMDIYKDRRDALCEGLNRIGWTVEPPQATMFLWAEIPDEFKHLGSVEFSKLLLREAEVAVSPGLGFGQYGDDHVRFAFVENRQRTNQAIRNMRKFFAKG; via the coding sequence ATGCACCAGTTTGCTCGAGTTCACCGGCTTCCACCTTATGTGTTCGCCCAGGTGAATGAACTCAAGATGGAAATGCGTCATCAGGGCGCAGATATCATCGACCTGGGTATGGGAAACCCTGATGTTCCCACGCCCAAACACATTCTCGACAAGCTGGCGGAAGCGGCATACAAGCCGGGGAACTCCCGATATTCGGCGTCCAAAGGCATCAAGGGGCTTCGCCGGGCCATAGCGGACTGGTATGACCGCCGCTACTCGGTATCTCTGGATATGGATCAGGATGTCTGTGTGACCATGGGGGCCAAGGAAGGGCTTGCACACCTCGCATTGGTCATGCTCACGCCCGGTGACGTTGTCCTTGCACCAGACCCGGCCTACCCGATCCACCCCTACGCCTCCATCATCGCGGGCGCTGACGTGCGCCGAATCCCCATCGGCAAGGGTCGCGATTTCTTCGAGGACATGGCCACAGCCGTAAAACATACATGGCCCCGGCCCAAATTGCTTATCATCAACTACCCGCACAACCCGACCACCGAGTGCGTGGATGTGGCCTTTTTCCAGCGCATCGTTGATTTCGCCAAGGAAAACAACCTCTACGTCATACACGACCTCGCCTACGCGGACTTCACCTTTGACGGTTACGAGGCCCCGAGCTTTTTGCAGGCTGACGGCGCGCGAGACGTTGGTGTGGAATTCTTTTCCATGACCAAAAGCTATTCCATGGCCGGTATGCGGGTCGGGTTCTGCTGCGGCAATCGCGACATGGTTCAGGCGCTGACGCGCATCAAGAGCTATCTGGACTACGGCATATACACCCCCATTCAGGTGGCGGCCACACAGGCTCTGAACGGTCCGCAGGACTGTGTCAGCAAAATCATGGATATCTACAAGGATCGGCGCGACGCCCTGTGTGAAGGGTTGAATCGCATCGGCTGGACCGTGGAACCGCCTCAGGCGACCATGTTCCTTTGGGCTGAAATTCCCGATGAATTCAAACATCTCGGATCCGTCGAATTTTCCAAACTCCTGCTGCGGGAGGCGGAAGTGGCGGTATCTCCGGGACTCGGCTTCGGCCAATACGGCGACGACCATGTGCGTTTCGCCTTTGTGGAAAACAGACAAAGAACAAATCAGGCGATTCGAAACATGCGAAAATTCTTTGCAAAGGGGTAG
- a CDS encoding ATP-dependent RecD-like DNA helicase, producing MSENKKARLDDAEVVNIVYRNTENGYVIARVNSKNEPGMITITGILGDVQAGESLTLNGKWKVHPKYGPQFEVETFEQSLPATENGVIKFLQSSIKGVGEKTATLLVNEYGVGVLDILDDDPEQLLEIRGISKRKLKDIIESWGKQRAVKDLLVFLQTHGVPTTFAGKIFHLYGAQAERKLRDNPYDLAYEIRGVGFRTADQMALKLGFAHDSWQRIEAAMVYTLFTLSERGGHMFVPKEKLLHEVGRMLENVDAERLEEAIFSLQEKQRIRVEDLPEQDVEQAVFLMHFYHHENEISQRLYQLVSHPTPVSREKVGKALPAVEKVLGFSLSDEQRDAVFEACSNKAFIITGGPGTGKTTITKAIVLTLKELGLKIKLAAPTGRAAKRLSEATGLGAQTIHRLLQYQPDGGFQFCQDQKLKADVLVIDEASMVDAHLCVSVLRALPHTCRLILVGDINQLPSVGPGNVLADLINSEMVPCARLTHIFRQAQESYIVVNAHRINKGEFPLGHPQEAPQADFFWIPQEDQTTVQKLILDSVCDRIPNRYGLDPLRDIQVLTPMHKGDVGTGALNKALQERLNPLRNRQEIRRSFCSFRVGDRVLQLRNNYDKDVFNGDLGRIVELDAQENELFVDFEGNYVTYESSELDDLTLAYAVSVHKSQGSEYPAVVMPIVTQHYMLLQRNLLYTGLTRARNLAVLVGSKKAFSIGLNNVTAGKRCTHLGYRLRTLFSENRLI from the coding sequence ATGTCCGAAAATAAGAAAGCGCGCCTTGACGACGCTGAGGTCGTCAACATTGTCTACCGCAATACGGAAAATGGTTATGTTATCGCACGGGTGAATTCCAAGAATGAGCCCGGGATGATCACTATTACCGGAATTCTGGGCGATGTGCAGGCCGGGGAGTCGCTGACTCTGAACGGCAAATGGAAGGTGCATCCCAAGTACGGGCCGCAGTTTGAGGTGGAGACGTTCGAACAGTCTTTGCCGGCCACGGAAAACGGGGTAATCAAATTCCTGCAGTCGTCCATCAAGGGGGTCGGAGAAAAAACCGCCACGTTGTTGGTCAACGAATATGGTGTTGGCGTGCTGGACATCTTGGACGACGATCCTGAACAGCTTCTTGAAATCAGAGGAATATCCAAAAGGAAACTGAAAGATATCATTGAGTCGTGGGGCAAGCAGCGCGCCGTAAAGGATTTATTGGTTTTTTTGCAGACCCATGGAGTGCCCACCACGTTTGCAGGCAAGATATTCCACCTTTACGGAGCCCAAGCCGAACGCAAGTTGCGGGATAATCCCTATGACCTTGCCTATGAAATTCGCGGTGTCGGTTTTCGTACGGCAGACCAGATGGCCCTGAAACTGGGCTTTGCCCATGATTCGTGGCAGCGGATTGAAGCGGCCATGGTATACACCCTGTTTACCTTGAGCGAGCGGGGTGGGCACATGTTTGTTCCCAAGGAGAAACTGCTGCACGAAGTTGGGCGCATGCTTGAGAACGTAGATGCCGAGCGTCTGGAAGAAGCCATATTTTCGTTGCAGGAAAAGCAGCGCATCCGCGTGGAAGATTTGCCTGAGCAGGACGTTGAACAGGCGGTCTTTCTCATGCATTTCTACCATCATGAAAACGAGATTTCCCAACGATTGTACCAATTGGTGAGCCATCCCACTCCTGTTAGCAGGGAAAAGGTGGGCAAGGCTTTGCCTGCGGTTGAAAAGGTGCTGGGCTTTTCCCTTTCCGATGAGCAGCGCGACGCTGTTTTCGAGGCATGTTCCAACAAGGCGTTCATCATTACGGGCGGTCCGGGAACCGGCAAGACGACAATAACCAAGGCCATTGTGCTCACGCTCAAGGAGCTGGGCCTGAAGATCAAGCTGGCGGCCCCCACGGGCAGGGCGGCCAAACGTCTTTCCGAAGCCACCGGGCTTGGCGCCCAGACCATTCACCGCCTGCTCCAGTATCAGCCGGACGGTGGATTCCAGTTTTGCCAGGACCAGAAGCTCAAGGCCGACGTGCTGGTCATCGACGAGGCCTCCATGGTGGACGCGCATTTGTGCGTTTCTGTTCTTCGGGCCTTGCCGCACACTTGCCGTCTTATTCTCGTGGGTGACATCAACCAGCTCCCCAGCGTCGGTCCGGGCAATGTCCTGGCCGACCTCATCAACAGCGAAATGGTTCCCTGCGCACGGCTCACGCATATTTTTCGTCAGGCGCAGGAAAGCTACATCGTGGTCAACGCGCACCGCATTAACAAGGGCGAGTTCCCGCTCGGACATCCGCAGGAAGCGCCCCAAGCGGATTTTTTCTGGATTCCGCAGGAAGATCAGACCACGGTGCAGAAACTTATTCTGGACAGCGTGTGCGACCGCATACCAAACCGTTACGGGCTGGACCCTTTGCGCGATATTCAGGTGCTGACCCCCATGCACAAGGGGGATGTAGGAACCGGAGCGCTGAACAAGGCCTTGCAGGAGCGGTTGAATCCGTTGCGCAACCGACAGGAAATCCGTCGTTCATTCTGTTCGTTCAGGGTAGGGGACCGGGTTCTCCAACTGCGCAACAATTACGATAAGGACGTTTTTAACGGCGACCTTGGCCGTATTGTCGAACTGGACGCGCAAGAAAACGAACTGTTCGTGGACTTTGAAGGCAATTACGTTACCTACGAAAGTTCGGAACTGGACGACCTGACGCTCGCCTATGCCGTGAGCGTCCACAAGTCGCAGGGAAGTGAATACCCGGCAGTGGTCATGCCCATCGTCACCCAGCATTACATGCTTTTGCAACGGAATTTGCTGTATACCGGACTGACGCGCGCTCGGAATCTTGCGGTTCTGGTCGGCAGCAAAAAAGCTTTTTCCATTGGCCTGAACAACGTGACGGCCGGAAAACGTTGCACCCACCTCGGATACCGTTTGCGCACGTTGTTCTCCGAAAACAGGCTTATCTGA
- a CDS encoding homoserine dehydrogenase → MEAVKLGIAGFGTVGTGLADIMSENRTMLEKRLGRTIEIKTVAVRNLDKPRGHALAETTELTTDLDKLVNDPEIDIVVELMGGLEAARTLISKALAAGKHVVSANKHLLAEHGPELFALARENNCFLSYEASCAGGIPVVQTLRESLAGDRIEGMLGILNGTANYILSEMTTKGMDFETALQQAQDLGYAEADPTFDIEGFDTAHKLCVLIRLAFGVDYPLNMLPIQGITSVTPLDIEFAREFGYRVKLIAHANSSDHGVEAGVHPALVPYTYLLARVGGNYNAVRIEGNAVGPVMLHGQGAGDRPTGSAVLADILCIVRHLTQCGADSGFIPDNTGFGNAPLKQAQIMPPEKTMSRYYFRFMVADKTGVMAAITRSMADHGVSIAQAVQKGEPDLDAVPLVIITHTTEARAAQAVAKEIDAMDFSLEPCVRFRIL, encoded by the coding sequence ATGGAAGCAGTCAAACTCGGAATAGCCGGCTTCGGCACTGTGGGAACGGGATTGGCCGACATCATGTCGGAAAATCGGACGATGCTCGAAAAGCGTCTTGGACGAACTATCGAGATCAAGACCGTTGCCGTCCGCAATCTGGACAAGCCGCGTGGGCATGCCCTTGCCGAGACTACCGAGTTGACTACCGATCTGGACAAGCTTGTCAACGACCCGGAAATCGACATTGTTGTCGAATTGATGGGAGGGTTGGAAGCCGCCAGAACGCTCATCTCCAAAGCTCTTGCAGCAGGAAAACACGTGGTCAGTGCAAACAAGCATCTTTTGGCCGAACACGGCCCGGAGTTGTTTGCACTGGCCCGTGAAAACAACTGTTTTCTTTCCTACGAGGCCAGTTGCGCCGGGGGGATCCCCGTGGTGCAAACCCTGCGGGAAAGCCTTGCAGGCGACCGCATCGAAGGGATGCTCGGCATCCTGAACGGCACAGCCAACTATATTCTCTCGGAAATGACCACCAAGGGAATGGATTTCGAGACAGCCCTGCAACAGGCACAGGATCTGGGCTATGCCGAGGCAGACCCCACGTTCGACATCGAAGGCTTTGATACCGCACACAAGCTGTGCGTACTCATTCGCCTTGCCTTTGGTGTGGATTATCCCCTGAACATGCTACCGATTCAAGGCATTACGAGTGTCACGCCGCTCGATATCGAGTTTGCCCGCGAATTCGGTTACCGGGTCAAGCTGATCGCTCATGCCAATAGCAGCGACCATGGGGTGGAGGCCGGAGTTCATCCGGCGCTTGTACCATATACCTACCTGTTGGCCCGTGTGGGCGGCAATTACAATGCCGTACGCATTGAAGGCAATGCCGTCGGTCCGGTCATGTTGCATGGCCAGGGGGCCGGAGACAGGCCCACGGGCAGCGCGGTTCTTGCCGACATACTGTGCATTGTCAGGCACCTTACCCAGTGTGGAGCGGATTCAGGGTTCATCCCTGACAACACCGGCTTCGGCAATGCTCCTCTAAAACAGGCCCAAATCATGCCGCCGGAAAAAACCATGTCCCGGTATTATTTCCGCTTCATGGTGGCAGACAAAACCGGTGTCATGGCCGCCATAACCCGCTCCATGGCCGATCACGGCGTATCCATTGCCCAGGCCGTGCAAAAGGGTGAACCCGATCTTGATGCCGTGCCGCTGGTGATCATCACGCACACCACGGAAGCCCGGGCAGCACAAGCCGTTGCCAAAGAAATCGATGCCATGGACTTTTCACTGGAACCGTGCGTCCGTTTCAGAATCCTCTAA
- the recR gene encoding recombination mediator RecR encodes MQNLPAPLKEVVDQLSSLPGIGPKSALRIALTLLKMPKERAAGVGQAVIDLRERLCMCEECASLAESSPCSLCADPTRDHSQLCLVAEWDALLAMEEMRMYRGRYLVLGGLLSPLDGVEPAHLEFERLRMHLAKGEIRELILALGATLDAETTASYVKNLIENEFPDVAISRLAQGIPMGGEVKFMDRETLKQSLAYRQKI; translated from the coding sequence GTGCAGAATCTTCCAGCTCCTCTCAAGGAGGTCGTGGACCAGCTGTCCTCATTGCCCGGCATCGGCCCGAAATCCGCGCTGCGCATTGCCTTGACCTTGCTCAAGATGCCCAAGGAGCGAGCCGCAGGGGTCGGACAGGCCGTGATCGATCTTCGCGAAAGGCTGTGCATGTGCGAGGAATGTGCAAGCCTTGCCGAATCCAGTCCATGCTCTTTGTGTGCGGACCCGACACGGGATCATTCCCAACTGTGTCTTGTCGCCGAATGGGATGCCTTGCTGGCCATGGAGGAAATGCGCATGTACCGGGGACGTTATCTCGTGCTCGGAGGGCTGCTTTCCCCGCTGGATGGCGTTGAACCGGCGCACCTCGAATTCGAGCGGCTGCGCATGCACTTGGCCAAGGGCGAGATCCGAGAACTCATTCTTGCGCTGGGCGCGACCCTTGATGCCGAGACAACGGCCTCCTACGTGAAGAACCTTATTGAAAACGAGTTTCCTGATGTTGCCATTTCACGCCTTGCCCAGGGGATACCCATGGGGGGCGAGGTCAAGTTCATGGATCGGGAAACTCTCAAGCAATCATTGGCTTATCGCCAAAAGATATAG
- a CDS encoding branched-chain amino acid transaminase, with protein MVQQSETIWFDGKLVPWADANVHVLTHALHYGTGVFEGIRAYECSDGTSEVFRLREHMERLVDSAKILGLGMPYSAEELVAAAEEVLVANNLKGAYIRPLVFVGEGAMGVHPGDNPIRVCIAAWFWGAYLGEDALEKGIKVRVSSYNRHHVNVMMTKSKACGNYVNSVLAKMEAVRDGYAEAVMLDTTGHVSEGTGENIFMVRDDVIYTPPASGVLGGLTRDSIITLAGDLGYEVRETPIGRDMLYVADEVFFTGTAAELTPVREIDSRQIGEGKAGPVAKLLQTEFFKIVKGENPDYEQWMHRYEVK; from the coding sequence ATGGTTCAGCAATCTGAAACCATATGGTTTGACGGCAAACTGGTTCCCTGGGCTGATGCGAACGTTCACGTCCTTACCCACGCCCTGCACTATGGAACCGGTGTATTCGAAGGAATTCGCGCCTACGAGTGCAGTGACGGCACCTCCGAAGTTTTCCGCCTTCGTGAGCACATGGAAAGGCTGGTGGATTCTGCCAAGATCTTAGGTTTGGGCATGCCGTACAGCGCGGAAGAACTTGTTGCCGCTGCGGAAGAGGTCCTTGTGGCCAACAACCTGAAGGGGGCTTACATCCGCCCGCTGGTGTTCGTTGGCGAAGGCGCTATGGGCGTGCATCCCGGCGACAACCCGATCCGCGTCTGCATCGCGGCATGGTTCTGGGGAGCCTATCTCGGTGAAGACGCTCTGGAGAAGGGCATCAAGGTCCGTGTCTCCTCGTACAACCGCCACCACGTCAACGTGATGATGACCAAGTCCAAGGCTTGCGGCAACTACGTGAACTCCGTGCTGGCCAAAATGGAAGCTGTTCGCGACGGATATGCTGAAGCCGTCATGCTGGACACCACCGGCCATGTTTCCGAAGGCACGGGCGAGAATATTTTCATGGTTCGCGACGATGTCATCTATACGCCGCCGGCTTCCGGCGTGCTCGGCGGGCTGACCCGCGATTCGATCATTACTCTTGCGGGCGACCTCGGCTATGAAGTCCGTGAAACTCCCATTGGTCGCGATATGCTTTATGTCGCCGACGAGGTGTTTTTCACGGGCACTGCCGCAGAACTGACCCCTGTTCGCGAAATCGATTCGCGCCAGATCGGTGAAGGTAAGGCTGGTCCTGTGGCAAAATTGCTGCAAACCGAGTTCTTCAAGATCGTCAAGGGCGAAAACCCCGATTATGAGCAGTGGATGCATCGCTACGAGGTGAAGTAG
- a CDS encoding cofactor-independent phosphoglycerate mutase, whose translation MKVLFLVADGMGDWPVDELGGKTPLEAAHTPNMDQLANTGMVGRCSTIPLGMAPGSDVANMSLLGFDPARYHTGRGPIEAAAQGLELDENDLVWRLNLVTVSQLDKDGLMLDYSSGHIETEQSRPLVERLQKTMGGDTYTFVPGIQYRHLLIQKDGVQTDDAQLAINPPHDITDKPIKSDLRAFSRNPELWDVIFEAHDILSEDNPTKANSIWPWGQGSPLALPDFREHFGLRGAVISAVDLIKGLGFASGMTVVDVDGATGLLDTNYEGKVQAALEYLENGEFAFVHLEGPDECGHGGNAEEKTEAIARFDSRVVGPLRKALGNEDVLWIICCDHYTPIKERTHTTDPVPFIVNAPGVEASGLSVFTEKTADSTGLTIDEGHELIRFALEKAGLQ comes from the coding sequence ATGAAGGTACTTTTTCTTGTAGCCGACGGCATGGGGGACTGGCCCGTTGATGAACTGGGCGGAAAGACTCCTCTGGAAGCTGCGCACACCCCGAATATGGACCAACTGGCCAATACCGGCATGGTTGGCCGCTGCTCTACAATCCCCCTGGGCATGGCCCCGGGATCGGACGTGGCCAACATGTCGCTGCTGGGATTCGATCCGGCCCGCTATCACACTGGACGCGGACCCATCGAAGCGGCAGCCCAAGGCCTAGAACTGGATGAAAACGACCTTGTCTGGCGCTTGAATCTGGTTACGGTTTCGCAGCTGGACAAAGATGGACTGATGCTGGATTACTCATCCGGCCATATCGAAACGGAACAATCGCGTCCTCTGGTGGAACGCCTGCAGAAAACAATGGGCGGGGACACATACACCTTCGTGCCCGGAATCCAGTACCGGCATCTTCTCATCCAGAAAGACGGCGTACAGACCGATGACGCTCAACTGGCAATCAATCCGCCACACGACATCACGGACAAACCCATTAAGAGCGATCTACGGGCGTTTTCCCGCAATCCCGAATTGTGGGACGTTATTTTTGAAGCGCACGACATCTTGTCCGAAGACAATCCCACCAAGGCCAACTCCATCTGGCCATGGGGACAAGGCAGCCCTTTGGCCCTGCCCGACTTCAGGGAGCATTTCGGGCTGCGTGGCGCGGTGATATCAGCTGTGGATCTGATAAAGGGGCTCGGGTTTGCCTCGGGCATGACCGTTGTGGACGTGGACGGTGCTACCGGGCTTCTGGACACCAACTATGAAGGCAAAGTACAGGCAGCGCTTGAGTACCTTGAAAACGGAGAATTTGCATTCGTTCATCTCGAAGGGCCGGACGAGTGCGGGCATGGCGGCAACGCCGAGGAAAAGACTGAAGCCATAGCCCGCTTCGATTCACGGGTGGTCGGCCCGCTCCGCAAAGCCTTGGGCAATGAGGACGTGCTGTGGATCATTTGTTGCGACCACTATACCCCCATCAAGGAGCGAACACATACCACGGACCCGGTTCCTTTCATCGTCAACGCTCCGGGAGTGGAAGCTTCCGGTTTATCCGTCTTCACGGAAAAAACGGCCGACTCCACCGGACTGACCATTGACGAAGGGCATGAGTTGATACGATTTGCACTTGAAAAGGCAGGACTGCAGTAA
- a CDS encoding YbaB/EbfC family nucleoid-associated protein — protein sequence MKGMNEMVRQAQIMQRKMTQVQDELKTREVEATSGGGMVKVVCTCGQEIVSVAIEPSVLESGDVEMLQDLVLTATNDALKKSKDTMEEEMSKLTGGMKIPGLF from the coding sequence ATGAAAGGCATGAATGAAATGGTGCGCCAGGCGCAGATCATGCAACGCAAGATGACCCAGGTGCAGGATGAATTGAAGACTCGTGAAGTGGAAGCCACCAGCGGCGGCGGCATGGTCAAGGTCGTCTGTACGTGTGGTCAGGAAATTGTTTCCGTTGCCATTGAACCTTCTGTTCTGGAGTCCGGCGATGTGGAAATGCTGCAGGATCTGGTGCTGACCGCCACCAATGACGCCCTCAAGAAATCCAAGGATACGATGGAGGAAGAAATGAGCAAGTTGACCGGCGGCATGAAGATTCCGGGCTTGTTCTAG
- a CDS encoding ferritin: protein MLSEKMQNAINDQVNFEIFSAHIYLSMVAYFEEQGLSGFAKWMRAQYQEEIFHAMKMFDYVLEAGGSAKLGTIDAPPLQWESPLAAFENALEHEQIVTGRINALMELAQEEKDHATQIFLQWFVSEQVEEEASVGEVVGKLRLAGDGGALFMLDRDLSARVFTPPAE, encoded by the coding sequence ATGTTGAGCGAAAAAATGCAGAATGCCATCAATGATCAGGTTAATTTCGAGATATTCAGCGCCCATATCTATCTTTCCATGGTTGCCTATTTTGAGGAGCAGGGCTTGTCCGGCTTTGCCAAATGGATGCGCGCCCAGTATCAGGAAGAGATTTTCCATGCCATGAAGATGTTCGATTACGTGCTGGAAGCTGGCGGCAGCGCCAAGCTCGGCACCATCGATGCCCCGCCTTTGCAATGGGAAAGCCCCTTGGCCGCCTTTGAAAACGCACTGGAACACGAACAGATCGTGACCGGACGTATCAATGCGCTTATGGAACTGGCTCAGGAAGAAAAGGACCATGCCACGCAGATATTCCTGCAGTGGTTCGTTTCCGAGCAGGTCGAAGAAGAGGCCAGCGTGGGCGAGGTTGTCGGCAAATTGCGCCTGGCCGGTGACGGAGGTGCTTTGTTCATGTTGGACCGCGACCTTTCTGCCCGCGTATTTACACCTCCGGCGGAATAG
- the dnaX gene encoding DNA polymerase III subunit gamma/tau, whose amino-acid sequence MSTSSLTAKYRPQTFDEVAGQQAIKTILSRAAAQDKVAPAYLFSGTRGVGKTTIARIFAKALNCVEAPTGEPCNKCDRCRQITAGVAVDVVEIDGASNRGIDDARRLKEDIGYAPLECRYKVFIIDEAHMLTKEAFNALLKTLEEPPPRVTFIMATTEPHKFPATIISRCQHYTYKMLTQVELVTHLESILEKEGISYDPAALQIIAKRGAGSVRDSMSLLGQALALGEDSLKEEDVRTFLGLAGQDVFFRLMESIHSQNLVGVGQTLREVLDQGLDLGFFLREMTSCWRNMFLLRQAGKAALPLLGFSGEEADTWLQWANKFSPAHIHACWQMTLDGQRRVMTSLEPAMALELLLLNMASLPELLNLESVGNPAAPVAPATGNRSGAPQGGGPGRSEGGFQSRPANSRQFIPQGTPSGQGNSAAQPAMRQHSGQPQVQGQSPAQSVSPASAGNVHSGNQTQNVPPRQQGHQTPAGQFSSDNAMQSGSSGQRPKASVGSGEDAPAPPSEVEPPVSTANAVLDLPTPPNGPKSWQGFLEYVQACNGKSHVNFHHLRQASGELRGNVLFVTCSSSFLHKQLTAGQGVFELEQVAGLYWGMDISVRIETGQLKAVKSEKRMREEAETNSSVEKVMDAFGALIVGVSPRDQQH is encoded by the coding sequence ATGAGCACATCCAGCCTTACCGCCAAATATCGCCCGCAGACCTTTGACGAAGTCGCCGGGCAACAGGCCATCAAGACCATTCTTTCCCGTGCTGCGGCACAGGACAAGGTTGCCCCTGCATACCTTTTCAGCGGCACCCGCGGCGTGGGCAAGACCACCATTGCCAGAATTTTTGCCAAGGCGCTTAACTGCGTCGAGGCTCCCACCGGAGAACCCTGCAACAAGTGCGACCGTTGTCGTCAGATCACTGCCGGGGTTGCCGTTGATGTGGTGGAGATTGACGGCGCATCCAACCGGGGCATCGACGACGCCCGGCGGCTCAAGGAAGACATCGGCTACGCGCCGCTGGAATGCCGCTATAAGGTCTTCATCATTGACGAAGCCCATATGCTGACCAAGGAAGCCTTCAATGCGCTGCTCAAGACGCTTGAAGAGCCGCCGCCGCGGGTCACGTTCATCATGGCCACCACTGAACCGCACAAATTTCCGGCCACCATCATCAGCCGTTGCCAGCATTATACATACAAAATGCTTACACAGGTCGAGCTTGTGACTCATCTGGAAAGCATTTTGGAAAAGGAAGGCATTTCCTATGATCCTGCCGCACTTCAGATAATAGCCAAGCGCGGTGCGGGCAGTGTCCGCGACTCCATGTCGCTGCTGGGACAGGCGTTGGCTCTTGGAGAAGATTCTCTCAAGGAAGAAGATGTACGTACATTCCTTGGGCTTGCGGGGCAGGACGTGTTTTTCCGGCTCATGGAATCCATTCACAGCCAGAATCTTGTTGGGGTAGGCCAAACCCTTCGTGAGGTGTTGGACCAAGGTCTTGATCTGGGATTTTTCTTGCGGGAAATGACGAGTTGCTGGCGCAACATGTTTCTCCTGCGTCAGGCGGGCAAGGCGGCCCTGCCATTGCTGGGATTTTCCGGCGAAGAGGCCGATACGTGGTTGCAATGGGCAAACAAATTCAGCCCCGCGCATATACATGCCTGCTGGCAGATGACCCTTGACGGTCAACGTCGGGTCATGACCTCGCTGGAACCGGCCATGGCGCTTGAATTGCTTTTGCTGAACATGGCATCCCTGCCGGAACTGCTCAACCTTGAATCCGTGGGAAATCCTGCTGCGCCGGTTGCGCCTGCTACGGGAAACAGAAGCGGTGCACCGCAGGGGGGAGGCCCCGGCAGATCTGAGGGAGGCTTTCAGTCTCGTCCAGCAAATAGCCGCCAATTCATTCCTCAAGGTACGCCTTCCGGGCAGGGAAACAGTGCGGCACAACCTGCCATGCGACAGCATTCCGGCCAACCGCAAGTGCAGGGGCAATCTCCTGCCCAATCTGTTTCTCCTGCTTCGGCGGGCAATGTTCATTCCGGAAATCAGACGCAAAATGTTCCACCTCGGCAACAGGGACATCAGACACCCGCGGGACAGTTCTCTTCGGACAACGCCATGCAGTCGGGTTCGTCGGGCCAGCGTCCCAAGGCTTCGGTGGGAAGCGGTGAAGACGCCCCTGCGCCGCCTTCGGAGGTTGAACCACCCGTCAGCACCGCAAATGCCGTACTTGATCTTCCGACACCTCCCAACGGGCCGAAAAGCTGGCAGGGATTCTTGGAGTATGTGCAGGCGTGCAACGGAAAAAGTCATGTCAATTTTCACCATTTGCGCCAAGCCTCGGGAGAATTGCGTGGCAATGTGCTGTTCGTGACTTGTTCCAGCTCGTTTTTGCATAAGCAGCTTACCGCCGGGCAGGGAGTTTTCGAGCTCGAGCAGGTTGCAGGACTCTACTGGGGTATGGATATTTCGGTACGGATTGAAACAGGCCAGCTCAAGGCCGTGAAATCCGAGAAAAGGATGCGTGAAGAAGCGGAAACGAATTCCAGCGTTGAGAAGGTTATGGATGCCTTCGGTGCGTTGATCGTTGGCGTTTCCCCGCGCGATCAACAACATTAA